The following coding sequences are from one Verrucosispora sp. WMMD573 window:
- a CDS encoding glycosyltransferase family 2 protein, protein MIATVVMLTILVRQLFVLTAIVRSRAFLTAAPHSATVDAAGERPALFIVIPVLRETAIIAETIKHMVSLTEEHLAHLIIVTTARETTEPSPDRDTATMVKELATSGGFTHLHYPDPSGLKGDQVNFAANHCASTLLADDSPADAYLVCYDADSRPPLDALTSFEATIAVNPNAHVFHQSSRFELRAPTHREDGALHGLTRAVCDGGALRANRFVLGFEIPRLINRSSSVGRLKRAACSYVYAHITGHGLCVRLSFLLDHPLPAGSPMEDMQYSFHLGSHNTEMVPVASLDHAAVPDTITAQVEQASRWFFGPARALRYLRQPSTKPGARAQLQAASALGSAGEWLGCAITAPAILATLCLASGPLQLVAAAVAVIYLAQLVATDRTLGAPANLRRRVIRVLTCPLATVLFGIGGLIGATNLVKGGSGIGKTERR, encoded by the coding sequence ATGATCGCCACGGTGGTAATGCTGACGATCCTTGTGCGGCAGCTGTTCGTACTCACCGCGATCGTGCGGTCCAGGGCGTTCCTGACTGCCGCGCCGCATTCGGCGACAGTGGATGCGGCCGGGGAAAGGCCAGCCCTGTTCATCGTGATCCCGGTACTGCGAGAGACCGCCATCATCGCCGAAACGATCAAGCACATGGTGAGCCTCACGGAAGAGCACCTGGCACACCTAATCATCGTCACCACCGCACGAGAAACTACCGAGCCATCGCCGGACCGCGACACCGCGACGATGGTGAAGGAACTCGCCACCTCCGGGGGGTTTACCCACCTGCACTATCCGGACCCAAGCGGACTCAAGGGCGATCAAGTGAACTTCGCAGCGAACCACTGCGCGTCAACCCTGCTCGCAGACGACTCACCCGCAGACGCATACCTTGTCTGCTACGACGCCGACTCACGACCACCACTCGACGCGCTGACCAGCTTCGAAGCCACCATCGCCGTCAATCCCAACGCACACGTCTTCCACCAGTCGTCTCGGTTCGAGCTACGCGCGCCCACCCACCGCGAAGACGGGGCGTTACATGGCCTGACTCGGGCGGTGTGCGACGGCGGCGCGCTGCGTGCCAACCGCTTCGTCCTCGGATTCGAGATCCCCCGACTGATCAACCGATCCAGCAGCGTAGGGCGACTCAAGCGCGCAGCCTGCTCATACGTCTACGCCCATATCACTGGACATGGACTGTGCGTCCGGCTGTCGTTCCTGCTGGACCACCCGCTGCCGGCCGGCTCGCCCATGGAGGACATGCAGTACAGCTTCCACCTGGGATCGCACAACACCGAGATGGTGCCAGTCGCCAGCCTCGACCACGCTGCCGTCCCCGACACCATCACAGCCCAGGTCGAACAGGCGTCACGTTGGTTCTTCGGACCGGCCCGCGCCCTGCGCTACCTCCGCCAACCGTCGACCAAGCCCGGCGCACGCGCACAGCTCCAAGCAGCCTCCGCACTCGGCTCGGCCGGCGAATGGCTCGGCTGCGCCATCACGGCCCCGGCAATCCTCGCCACGCTGTGCCTCGCATCCGGGCCGCTCCAGCTCGTGGCTGCCGCGGTCGCCGTGATCTACCTCGCCCAACTCGTGGCTACCGACCGCACCCTCGGCGCGCCAGCCAACCTGCGGCGGCGTGTGATTCGTGTCCTGACCTGCCCCCTCGCCACCGTGCTGTTCGGCATCGGCGGCCTCATCGGCGCCACCAACCTTGTGAAAGGAGGCTCCGGCATCGGGAAAACCGAGCGCCGGTAG
- a CDS encoding radical SAM protein, whose protein sequence is MLWLGLTCDVRCKFCYDEKVALNAKAWMPPTEARAALDKFRYFYHNEFVDFMGGEPTLHPNALEIVRHAADIGLRPTMITHGMRLADMDHARAFADAGIHDFLVSIHGIGDTVREIHGRGRDNYAKQIAALDNLRELGIPFRFNATMIKDNLTELEAIAELAGQTGARVVNFLTFNPYFEWTADPEITFQARHSEIAPHLARAIDRCTALGVEANVRYMPPCQLPGHEAHVYTGYQLPYDPHEWDYNSWYDTGHEGEPDPAWYLDAARRQQQRHHYVHVPACDDCALRQVCDGFHAQYVTRWGADEARPYDKPLIDDPTHFVKQQRKIRYTGTGEHREGADAEVLASTRLAVGDDGRAGVKRQRPSRS, encoded by the coding sequence GTGCTGTGGCTCGGGCTCACCTGCGACGTCCGGTGCAAGTTCTGCTACGACGAAAAGGTCGCCCTGAACGCGAAGGCATGGATGCCACCCACCGAGGCGCGGGCCGCCCTCGACAAGTTCCGCTACTTCTACCACAACGAATTTGTCGACTTCATGGGCGGCGAACCTACCCTGCACCCCAACGCGCTGGAGATCGTCCGCCACGCGGCTGACATCGGCCTGCGCCCGACGATGATCACCCACGGCATGCGCCTGGCCGACATGGATCATGCACGCGCCTTCGCCGACGCCGGTATCCACGACTTCCTCGTCTCGATCCACGGCATCGGCGACACCGTACGGGAGATCCACGGCCGTGGCCGAGACAACTACGCCAAGCAGATCGCGGCACTGGACAACCTGCGCGAGCTGGGGATTCCATTCCGTTTCAACGCCACAATGATCAAGGACAACCTGACTGAGCTGGAGGCCATCGCGGAGCTGGCCGGCCAGACGGGCGCCCGTGTCGTCAACTTCCTGACCTTCAACCCCTACTTCGAGTGGACCGCCGACCCGGAGATCACATTCCAGGCGCGGCACTCCGAGATCGCCCCTCATCTGGCCCGCGCGATCGACCGATGCACCGCGCTCGGCGTGGAGGCGAACGTCCGATACATGCCACCCTGCCAGCTCCCCGGCCACGAAGCACACGTCTACACCGGCTACCAACTGCCCTACGACCCGCACGAATGGGACTACAACTCCTGGTACGACACCGGACACGAAGGCGAGCCAGATCCGGCGTGGTACCTCGACGCCGCACGCAGGCAGCAGCAGCGCCACCACTACGTCCACGTCCCGGCCTGTGACGACTGCGCGCTTCGCCAAGTCTGCGACGGCTTCCACGCGCAGTACGTCACGCGATGGGGCGCAGACGAGGCACGCCCCTACGACAAGCCGCTGATCGACGACCCGACACACTTCGTCAAGCAGCAGCGCAAGATCCGCTACACGGGCACAGGCGAGCATCGTGAGGGCGCGGATGCGGAAGTGCTCGCCTCGACCCGGCTCGCCGTGGGCGATGACGGCAGAGCCGGTGTCAAACGGCAACGCCCGAGCCGCTCATGA
- a CDS encoding glycosyltransferase, with protein sequence MTEDLLATVVVPVKDDERVYRLVDSLRQQTLPRDRYEVIVVENGSQRFGDLADASGVIRYLHLPDANSAAARNAGLDVARGRYLLLTDADCVADPPWVERMTAALEEGLASVIGGVIRPYAPKTWTQRHAITIVNGQDRLNYLPALHLPYVAGANAGFVTARLREVGGFDEDLRSGNDVDICYKLGLTGSSAAIVPDAVVWHEDRPTVRAHFRRFRFYAIYQVLLFAKYKQHSGKRGVFDPYPFRRAAQAILDSPRAAVRLVRGDVGPASRMILQLIEAAGVLTGEVEGAIRFRQLYL encoded by the coding sequence ATGACCGAGGACCTGCTCGCCACCGTGGTGGTACCGGTCAAGGACGACGAGCGGGTCTACCGGCTCGTCGACAGCTTGCGGCAGCAGACCCTGCCGCGCGACCGCTACGAGGTCATCGTCGTCGAGAACGGCAGCCAGCGATTCGGTGACTTGGCCGACGCCAGCGGCGTGATCCGGTACCTGCATCTCCCGGATGCGAACTCGGCAGCGGCGAGGAATGCCGGTCTGGACGTGGCGCGTGGCCGGTACCTGCTGCTCACCGACGCGGATTGTGTGGCCGATCCGCCGTGGGTCGAGCGCATGACGGCGGCGCTAGAAGAAGGGCTGGCGTCGGTGATCGGTGGCGTGATCCGCCCGTACGCGCCGAAGACCTGGACGCAGCGGCACGCGATAACGATCGTCAACGGCCAAGACAGGCTCAACTACCTGCCGGCGCTGCACCTGCCGTACGTGGCGGGCGCCAACGCGGGCTTTGTGACCGCTCGCCTGCGCGAGGTCGGTGGATTCGACGAAGACCTCCGCTCGGGCAACGACGTGGATATCTGCTACAAGCTCGGGCTCACGGGCAGCAGCGCCGCGATCGTGCCCGACGCTGTGGTGTGGCACGAGGACCGACCCACGGTGCGGGCGCACTTCCGCCGGTTCCGGTTCTACGCCATCTACCAAGTGCTCCTGTTCGCCAAGTACAAGCAGCACTCCGGCAAGCGGGGCGTGTTCGACCCGTACCCCTTCCGGCGTGCCGCGCAAGCGATCCTCGACAGCCCTCGCGCGGCAGTACGACTCGTGCGCGGTGACGTCGGCCCCGCATCGCGGATGATCCTTCAACTCATCGAGGCCGCCGGAGTGCTCACGGGCGAGGTCGAAGGGGCCATCCGATTCCGACAGCTCTACCTGTAA
- a CDS encoding radical SAM protein produces the protein MFSMQTHARQLKQFVLKPTVYCYHKCPYCDLRQDFYTGMVAERKQALKVVPRQAGVRMPNPGHMPLDMALRTIDEAAALGMEELQLSGGDPLLYPHLIDVIKAAKRHPSVFVLMNSVGTGVTVDKAREIIDAGLGAWNFSVDTLDPVRYEKLRGVRNALPTIMKAIEVVREAGSDAPEFRMNYMCVITRHNFREIPELVAHCVDSGIASIYFMNVYGDNTGASLLTVPEINEFRDQVVPAIHAVLRAKDVPEIVQANAEYVMGTFFSRDNSDENYAQGIYWPDMGSVKAACRVPNFYTLIEPDGSALPCCLVEISHVGVVGNVMDTPLAEVWAGEAFEQFREKRIPFCQRCSSPRNMTLGLVPNMCRQFRP, from the coding sequence ATGTTCTCGATGCAGACACATGCTCGCCAGCTCAAGCAGTTCGTGCTAAAGCCCACCGTCTACTGCTACCACAAATGCCCGTACTGCGATCTTCGGCAGGATTTCTACACGGGGATGGTCGCAGAGCGAAAGCAGGCTCTCAAGGTCGTACCTCGTCAGGCCGGCGTCCGCATGCCCAACCCAGGGCACATGCCCCTGGACATGGCATTGCGCACGATTGACGAGGCTGCCGCCCTGGGGATGGAAGAGCTACAGCTCAGCGGCGGCGACCCGCTGCTGTACCCCCACCTCATCGACGTGATCAAAGCAGCGAAGAGGCATCCCAGCGTATTTGTACTCATGAACTCGGTCGGCACCGGTGTCACAGTGGACAAAGCGCGGGAGATCATCGATGCCGGGCTCGGCGCGTGGAACTTCTCCGTGGACACGCTAGACCCGGTGAGGTACGAAAAGCTTCGCGGCGTCCGTAACGCCCTGCCCACGATCATGAAGGCCATCGAAGTGGTGCGTGAGGCAGGCTCGGACGCCCCGGAATTCCGCATGAACTACATGTGCGTCATCACCCGCCACAACTTCCGGGAGATCCCCGAACTGGTCGCCCACTGCGTGGACTCCGGCATCGCGTCGATCTACTTCATGAACGTATACGGCGACAACACCGGCGCATCGCTGCTGACCGTGCCGGAGATCAACGAGTTCCGCGACCAGGTCGTGCCCGCGATCCATGCGGTGCTGCGTGCCAAGGACGTACCGGAGATCGTCCAGGCCAACGCCGAGTACGTGATGGGTACCTTCTTCTCTCGGGACAACTCGGACGAGAACTACGCCCAGGGCATCTACTGGCCGGACATGGGCTCGGTCAAAGCGGCCTGCCGGGTCCCGAACTTCTACACCCTGATCGAGCCCGACGGCTCCGCGCTGCCCTGCTGCCTCGTGGAGATCTCGCACGTCGGCGTCGTCGGCAACGTGATGGATACGCCGTTGGCCGAGGTGTGGGCTGGCGAGGCGTTTGAGCAGTTCCGTGAGAAGCGCATCCCGTTCTGTCAGCGGTGCTCGTCACCGCGGAACATGACCCTCGGCCTCGTGCCCAACATGTGTCGGCAGTTCCGCCCATGA
- a CDS encoding GNAT family N-acetyltransferase: MTTTPIRSAEASDVATIAALLADAVATDPVAQWLVADPVERQHIFNGLLAMEVDHAVEWGHVDIALDMTAVAVWRHHPAPQAAPLSDYHLSTFTGRHLPRFQQLYALARRYRSGAPHHWLAWLHVAPDACHHGIGQALLAHHHERVDQLGYPVDTVATTITVRDFLTRHGYHTGIPLRLVDGPQLWPLRRAGRPVPLTTSAG, translated from the coding sequence GTGACGACCACACCGATCCGATCCGCTGAAGCCAGCGACGTGGCCACGATCGCCGCGCTGCTCGCCGACGCCGTCGCCACTGATCCGGTAGCGCAATGGCTGGTCGCCGACCCGGTCGAGCGGCAGCACATCTTCAACGGCTTGCTCGCGATGGAGGTCGACCATGCCGTGGAGTGGGGGCATGTCGACATCGCCCTCGACATGACGGCCGTCGCCGTATGGCGGCACCACCCAGCGCCACAGGCGGCACCGCTGTCCGACTATCACCTAAGTACCTTCACCGGCCGACACCTACCCCGCTTCCAGCAGCTCTACGCCCTGGCCCGCCGGTACCGCTCGGGTGCCCCGCACCACTGGCTCGCCTGGCTGCACGTCGCTCCTGACGCCTGTCACCACGGCATCGGTCAGGCGCTGCTCGCTCACCACCACGAGCGGGTCGACCAGCTCGGCTATCCGGTCGACACCGTTGCCACCACCATCACGGTCCGGGACTTCCTGACCAGGCATGGCTACCACACCGGCATCCCGCTGCGCCTCGTCGACGGTCCACAGCTGTGGCCCCTACGTCGCGCCGGCCGACCAGTTCCGCTCACCACGTCAGCCGGCTGA